The following proteins come from a genomic window of Geomonas sp. RF6:
- a CDS encoding NlpC/P60 family N-terminal domain-containing protein, with amino-acid sequence MKGGKRTGSQAGETAISPLSRCTGRRALYAAGVLTLLPALLAACTHRERKIPPDAELADVLLLPQRLDGYAADAADSLPIPPPCRAQLLEEFRREYFRPWSGGPSPFDIAQTKGGMIAVARGKWYGQNRRRVDSAFLRTLLESCALESFPSRNDPAIAVLPSHLRGLPTTLPLFEKFGDFPFDQLEYPQMKLNEPLRVLHATTDGLWLFVETPYSCGWVDARAVALVDRGVMKRWLDGELLVLVRDFQKVSDGRGGGFRAKIGTLLPLCGVREGDWEVAVASADDSRSAVIREVRLPREGALPFPVSFDARTIPLLGNQLAGGAYGWGEMYGLRDCSALLRDLFMPFGIWLPRTSRDQIESMPQIDLSKLSPQEKERRLKESGIPFRTLLFKPGHVMLYIGCDRSGRPLVFHNAWSIRLESDRKPQVHYVGKTVVTTLQPGKEIGAAKGSTLLDRVTALGIITGRCRDAMHLP; translated from the coding sequence TTGAAAGGGGGGAAGCGCACCGGCTCCCAGGCCGGCGAGACCGCCATATCCCCCCTCTCGCGCTGTACAGGCAGAAGAGCGCTCTATGCCGCGGGGGTCCTCACCCTCCTCCCGGCACTCCTGGCGGCCTGCACCCACCGGGAAAGAAAGATCCCACCCGACGCCGAGCTGGCAGATGTCCTTCTCCTACCGCAGAGACTGGACGGGTATGCGGCCGACGCCGCAGACTCCCTTCCCATCCCCCCCCCTTGCCGCGCCCAGCTCCTGGAGGAGTTTCGTCGCGAGTACTTCAGGCCGTGGAGCGGTGGCCCCTCACCCTTCGACATCGCGCAGACAAAGGGGGGGATGATTGCGGTGGCGCGCGGGAAATGGTACGGGCAGAACAGACGCCGGGTGGACTCGGCCTTTCTGCGCACGCTCCTGGAGTCGTGCGCGCTGGAGAGCTTTCCCTCCAGGAACGATCCCGCCATCGCGGTCCTCCCCTCCCACCTGCGAGGGCTCCCGACCACGCTCCCCCTCTTCGAGAAGTTCGGGGATTTCCCTTTCGACCAGCTCGAATATCCGCAGATGAAGCTGAACGAGCCTCTGCGCGTACTGCACGCCACCACGGATGGGCTCTGGCTCTTTGTGGAAACCCCCTATTCCTGCGGCTGGGTCGACGCCCGCGCCGTCGCGCTCGTTGACCGGGGGGTCATGAAGCGCTGGCTGGACGGCGAGCTCCTGGTGCTGGTGCGTGATTTCCAGAAAGTCTCCGATGGCAGGGGGGGCGGGTTCCGCGCGAAGATCGGGACGCTCCTCCCCCTGTGCGGGGTCCGGGAGGGGGATTGGGAGGTCGCGGTGGCGAGCGCCGACGACAGCCGCAGTGCGGTGATCCGTGAGGTGCGGCTCCCCCGGGAAGGGGCACTTCCCTTCCCCGTTTCCTTCGATGCCCGGACCATTCCTCTTCTTGGAAACCAGCTGGCGGGGGGGGCATACGGCTGGGGTGAGATGTACGGGCTGCGCGATTGCTCGGCCTTGCTGCGCGATCTCTTCATGCCTTTCGGGATCTGGCTGCCGCGGACCTCGCGGGACCAGATCGAGTCGATGCCGCAGATAGATCTGAGCAAGCTGTCGCCGCAGGAAAAGGAAAGGAGACTGAAGGAGTCCGGCATACCATTCCGCACCCTCCTCTTCAAGCCAGGGCACGTCATGCTGTACATCGGGTGCGACCGGAGCGGACGCCCCCTCGTCTTCCACAACGCCTGGTCGATCCGCCTGGAAAGCGACCGGAAGCCACAGGTGCACTATGTGGGGAAGACGGTAGTGACGACCCTGCAACCGGGAAAAGAGATCGGGGCGGCGAAGGGAAGCACGCTTCTCGACCGCGTCACCGCCCTGGGGATCATTACCGGCCGCTGCCGCGATGCGATGCACCTCCCCTGA
- a CDS encoding DUF4136 domain-containing protein — translation MRRNMLKLLGLLLVTCVLSSCASTTLVDTWRNPNLTAPPHIRKLLVVRITNKDGNRSVYEDVIAAELQKRGVEGVPGHTLIADDKKQNWDTLEEALRKSQADGVLTVQTVNVEKHTSIQPGYPSVYPGYWYPSVFSAWDLRGYYGASTYYDPTLVSTYQVASLQSNLFDAKSGKLIWAATLETSDPEKTISVSKELAQLVVKSLIKEGLI, via the coding sequence ATGCGAAGGAACATGCTGAAGCTTCTCGGACTCTTGCTCGTCACCTGCGTTCTTTCCTCCTGTGCCTCGACCACGCTGGTGGACACCTGGCGCAACCCGAACCTCACCGCGCCTCCCCACATACGGAAGCTCCTGGTGGTGCGGATCACCAACAAGGACGGGAACCGCAGCGTGTACGAGGATGTCATCGCCGCGGAGCTGCAAAAGCGGGGGGTCGAGGGGGTGCCTGGGCACACGCTGATAGCGGACGACAAGAAGCAGAACTGGGACACGCTGGAGGAGGCGCTGCGAAAGTCGCAGGCGGACGGGGTCCTCACCGTGCAGACGGTCAATGTGGAGAAGCACACGAGCATCCAGCCCGGATACCCCTCCGTCTACCCCGGCTACTGGTACCCCTCGGTCTTCTCCGCCTGGGACCTGCGCGGCTATTACGGGGCGTCCACCTACTACGACCCCACGCTCGTCTCCACCTACCAGGTCGCCTCCCTGCAGAGCAACCTCTTCGACGCGAAGAGCGGAAAGCTGATCTGGGCGGCGACTCTGGAGACCTCGGATCCTGAGAAGACGATCTCCGTGAGCAAGGAGCTCGCGCAGCTGGTGGTGAAGTCTCTGATAAAGGAAGGGCTGATCTAG
- a CDS encoding universal stress protein has product MGSVQKILVVSRASHSCRHAVDCGISMAKLYGAKLHVLHIVSEPVDMEALNAPEFISEGKYKTYVTLRQEAKEELDKTLRREIEAGLPIKIVAGDDGGVADIVKTVKEEEIDLVIMLGQEEGRLEHLLFGGENDELIRRMPCSILLVKKEPEPVSW; this is encoded by the coding sequence ATGGGGAGTGTACAGAAGATTCTTGTAGTGAGCAGGGCATCTCACTCATGCCGCCATGCGGTTGATTGCGGTATCTCCATGGCAAAGTTGTACGGCGCGAAGCTCCATGTGCTTCACATCGTCTCCGAGCCGGTGGACATGGAAGCGCTCAATGCGCCGGAGTTCATCAGTGAAGGGAAATACAAGACGTATGTCACGCTGCGGCAGGAAGCGAAGGAAGAACTGGACAAGACTCTCAGAAGGGAGATAGAGGCAGGGCTCCCGATAAAGATCGTCGCAGGCGACGACGGTGGGGTCGCCGACATCGTGAAGACCGTAAAGGAGGAAGAGATCGACCTGGTGATCATGCTCGGGCAGGAGGAAGGGCGCCTCGAGCATCTCCTCTTCGGTGGAGAGAACGACGAGCTCATACGCAGGATGCCGTGCTCCATCCTCCTCGTGAAGAAAGAGCCGGAGCCGGTATCCTGGTGA
- a CDS encoding rubredoxin, whose product MQRWICTVCQHIYDPEQGDDRNGVPAMISFTELTEEWTCPVCKAKKNFFKPL is encoded by the coding sequence ATGCAACGCTGGATATGCACGGTATGCCAACACATCTACGATCCGGAGCAGGGGGACGACAGAAACGGCGTCCCGGCCATGATCTCCTTTACGGAGCTCACCGAGGAGTGGACCTGCCCCGTTTGCAAGGCGAAGAAGAACTTCTTCAAACCTCTGTGA
- a CDS encoding methyl-accepting chemotaxis protein has translation MNTLWNCYLNLSIRLRLAVLCASYSLCMIAVGVCAQSGSPLVKYGSMAFLILLGGIFGWINIWSINRPIQRTIGYLQTMAGGDLTQEIRVLRKNEFSKMIAATKELQDSMRTIISGIKGTADRLATSSELLRSTSSEIVAETEQASSQSREVSTAVEEMASVSEGISLSCQEMAQKASGTNSATHSGAETVAGMRAMMAEIERMVLGTVEAVKALGANSERIGDIVVAIEDIADQTNLLALNAAIEAARAGDQGRGFAVVADEVKNLAGRTTSSTHEIQGIVASLLKDVKNVVRCMEESASCVRTGCTDVEHSSEAIRLIEAHFAPLLEHVSHVATAAEEQSATSHSITNSMRGISQVIEIAAGGAHATERAACELADSASGLQQMINRFRLG, from the coding sequence ATGAACACCCTTTGGAACTGCTACCTGAACCTCTCCATCCGGCTTCGGCTCGCCGTGCTGTGCGCCTCGTACAGCCTGTGCATGATCGCCGTCGGCGTCTGCGCCCAGTCCGGCTCTCCCCTGGTGAAGTACGGCTCGATGGCCTTCCTGATCCTCCTCGGCGGGATCTTCGGCTGGATCAACATCTGGTCCATCAACAGGCCGATCCAGCGCACCATCGGGTACCTGCAGACGATGGCGGGGGGGGACCTCACCCAGGAGATCCGGGTGCTGCGCAAGAACGAGTTCAGCAAGATGATCGCGGCTACCAAGGAACTGCAGGATTCGATGCGCACCATCATCTCGGGGATCAAGGGGACGGCGGATCGCCTCGCCACCTCCTCCGAGCTCCTGCGTTCCACCTCCTCGGAGATCGTGGCGGAGACGGAGCAGGCCTCCAGCCAGTCCCGGGAGGTGAGCACGGCGGTGGAGGAGATGGCTTCGGTGAGCGAGGGGATCTCCCTCAGCTGTCAGGAAATGGCGCAGAAGGCGTCCGGGACGAACAGCGCCACCCACAGCGGCGCGGAGACGGTCGCGGGGATGCGTGCGATGATGGCTGAGATCGAGCGGATGGTGCTCGGCACGGTGGAGGCGGTGAAGGCGCTCGGCGCCAATTCGGAGCGGATCGGAGACATCGTGGTGGCGATCGAGGACATCGCCGACCAGACGAACCTCCTGGCGCTGAATGCCGCGATCGAGGCGGCTCGTGCCGGGGATCAGGGGCGGGGATTTGCCGTCGTCGCCGACGAGGTGAAAAACCTGGCGGGGCGCACCACCTCCTCGACCCACGAGATCCAGGGGATCGTCGCCTCCCTCTTGAAGGACGTGAAGAACGTGGTGCGCTGCATGGAGGAGAGCGCGAGTTGCGTGCGCACCGGCTGCACCGACGTGGAACATTCCAGCGAGGCGATACGGCTCATCGAGGCGCACTTTGCGCCGCTTCTGGAGCACGTCTCGCACGTCGCCACCGCGGCGGAGGAGCAGTCGGCTACCAGCCACAGCATCACGAACAGCATGCGCGGCATCTCCCAGGTCATAGAAATCGCGGCAGGGGGCGCCCACGCCACCGAGCGCGCCGCCTGCGAACTGGCAGACTCGGCGAGCGGGCTGCAGCAGATGATAAACCGCTTCAGGCTGGGGTAG
- a CDS encoding sensor histidine kinase, with protein MLEQTIKISLLVVEDDAISRATLVDLISRKFPELEVTSAENGAVGLATYRETPCDIVVTDINMPLINGIDMAKEIRTENPASFVIFLTAFSDSRYLMDAINLGASGYVLKPVDSTLLFAAIREGITRITQGRRIEALTRSLATRSAELETLNQELKATNRELEAFSSMVSHDLRQPLHKINLYCQVLLDLNDTVLDDESKGYLQDITGSVEEIVRLIDALLEFGRISHQPIRKEKVDLGRIASDIANGLSLQQPSRDVLFDIEEGTEAEGDEQLLKLVLHNLLGNAWKFTSKEESARIEFRRLKEDGKQVFFVRDNGVGFELENPDLLFSPFHRYHDKAHYEGHGIGLFTVQRIIQRHGGKVWATGAPREGATFYFALDS; from the coding sequence ATGCTAGAGCAGACCATAAAGATCTCCCTTTTGGTAGTGGAGGACGACGCCATCTCCCGCGCCACCCTCGTCGACCTCATCTCCCGGAAGTTCCCCGAACTTGAGGTGACCAGTGCGGAGAACGGCGCCGTCGGCCTCGCCACCTACCGGGAGACCCCCTGCGACATAGTCGTTACGGATATAAACATGCCGCTCATAAACGGTATCGATATGGCAAAGGAGATCCGTACCGAAAATCCCGCCTCCTTCGTGATCTTCCTTACCGCATTCAGCGACTCCCGATACCTCATGGACGCGATCAACCTCGGCGCCAGCGGCTACGTGCTGAAACCGGTCGACAGCACCCTCCTCTTTGCGGCGATTCGGGAGGGGATCACCCGCATCACGCAAGGAAGAAGGATCGAGGCGCTCACCCGGTCCCTCGCCACCCGCAGCGCAGAACTGGAAACGCTGAACCAGGAGTTGAAGGCGACGAACCGGGAACTGGAGGCATTCAGTTCCATGGTCTCCCACGACCTGCGGCAACCGCTGCACAAGATAAACCTGTACTGCCAGGTCCTTCTCGACCTGAACGACACCGTACTGGACGACGAAAGCAAAGGGTACCTGCAGGACATAACCGGGAGTGTGGAGGAGATAGTGCGGCTTATCGACGCCCTCCTGGAGTTTGGCCGCATCTCGCACCAGCCTATCCGCAAGGAAAAGGTGGACCTCGGGAGGATCGCCAGCGACATCGCCAACGGGCTCTCGCTGCAGCAGCCGAGCCGCGACGTCCTCTTCGACATAGAAGAGGGAACCGAGGCCGAAGGGGATGAGCAGCTTCTGAAGTTGGTGCTCCACAACCTCCTCGGGAACGCCTGGAAGTTTACCTCCAAGGAGGAGTCGGCCCGGATCGAATTCAGGCGACTGAAAGAGGACGGCAAGCAGGTCTTCTTCGTGCGCGACAACGGAGTCGGCTTCGAGCTGGAAAATCCCGACCTCCTCTTCAGCCCCTTTCACCGCTACCACGACAAGGCGCATTACGAGGGGCACGGCATCGGGCTTTTCACGGTGCAGCGGATCATCCAGCGCCACGGCGGCAAGGTCTGGGCCACCGGCGCGCCGCGGGAAGGGGCAACCTTCTACTTCGCACTCGATTCCTGA
- a CDS encoding AraC family transcriptional regulator, translating to MKDIADLPIVVVEDDPAVLSLFGIILEGQGYRSPLLFDSSLNALEFLRTGDAAAIILDLFLPDMSGLDLLRYVSSRLAHIPVIIVSGNSQIDTAIDCMKLGAVDYLRKPFTGTQIAASLTRALALRPGRGESEIPSPVGGEPLFPPPEGVPERLRKAAAFMEENLARPLYLEGIARQACLSKFHFCREFKKFYGMSPMHFMLRRRIALATSLLDGDSAAISEVAIQCGFSDQSEFTKWFKKATGVTPSRYRNARKRCQTLLPPR from the coding sequence ATGAAGGATATTGCCGATCTCCCCATAGTAGTCGTAGAGGATGATCCCGCCGTCCTCTCCCTCTTCGGGATCATTCTCGAAGGGCAGGGGTACCGCTCCCCCCTCCTTTTTGACAGCAGTCTGAACGCCCTCGAATTCCTCCGCACCGGAGATGCCGCGGCGATCATCCTCGACCTTTTCCTGCCGGACATGTCAGGTCTCGACCTTCTGCGTTACGTCAGCTCCCGGCTGGCCCACATCCCCGTTATCATCGTCTCCGGCAACAGCCAGATCGACACCGCCATAGACTGCATGAAGCTCGGCGCCGTCGACTACCTCAGGAAGCCGTTCACCGGGACGCAGATCGCAGCAAGCCTCACCCGCGCCCTCGCTCTCAGGCCCGGGAGGGGAGAGAGCGAGATCCCGTCCCCCGTCGGAGGGGAGCCCCTATTCCCGCCACCCGAGGGGGTACCGGAGCGGCTGCGCAAGGCGGCGGCGTTCATGGAGGAGAACCTCGCACGCCCCCTCTACCTGGAGGGGATCGCCCGGCAGGCGTGCCTCAGCAAGTTCCACTTCTGCAGGGAATTCAAGAAATTCTACGGCATGAGCCCCATGCACTTCATGCTCCGGCGGCGCATAGCCCTGGCGACCTCTCTTTTGGACGGTGATAGCGCAGCGATCTCGGAGGTCGCCATACAGTGCGGCTTCAGCGACCAGAGCGAATTCACCAAGTGGTTCAAGAAGGCGACCGGTGTGACCCCTTCCCGCTACCGCAATGCCCGAAAAAGATGCCAAACGCTCCTCCCTCCACGCTGA
- a CDS encoding response regulator, whose translation MLPFDHSSPAISLLYVEDDPYAREKVVDALTRNFPGLTVYPAEDGAAGLKLCRELRPEIVLTDIEMPALDGIEMAREILSFAPGTRVIIISSHSKTDYLFETMRLGIRHYLTKPLDFRHLFNAVGECLSAVQLERQVRRQEECIRVLSQVVEQNSRMVAVSDREGKIVYVNDTFCKTAEQGAQEILGKGLQELSPLDPERFREVWKAVSSGAEWHGEWTRSRKSGEVSWELASISPLFDSDKSICHFVTIAEDITARKKRQEELERVQRLESLGAVAGGIAHDFNNILTGILGNISFAQALAGDNHAVRPALEDAEKASLRAADLARQLLTFANGGKPVKKRVSVRHLLEQAISLALGGSSVRWELQLTDEVDGVEVDPAQIQQAFRNILVNAVEANPGGEIVVNAGNISLPPGNAPELPAGSYVRISFSDRGCGIPEKEQQRIFDPYFTTKPGGTGLGLTSAHSIVMRHGGHIAVDSSPARGTTFTCYLPSTGTAYAPAESKPRKEGAQAAGGAVLVMDDESVVRKVTGKMLQCLGYEVTTCNNGEEAIELYRKAQGAGDRYKAVIMDLTVMGGMGGKEAAEHILRLDPEARLVVSSGYFDDPVLADYREHGFCAVLPKPYKSSDLAEVINNLDEAAARDGG comes from the coding sequence ATGTTGCCGTTCGATCACTCGAGTCCCGCCATCTCCCTCCTCTATGTCGAGGACGACCCCTATGCCAGAGAAAAGGTAGTCGATGCCCTGACCCGGAACTTTCCCGGCCTCACCGTGTACCCCGCGGAAGACGGCGCGGCGGGGCTCAAGCTCTGCCGGGAGCTGCGCCCCGAAATCGTCCTCACCGACATAGAGATGCCCGCCCTCGATGGGATAGAGATGGCCCGGGAAATCCTCTCCTTCGCCCCCGGGACCCGCGTCATCATCATCTCCAGCCACAGCAAGACAGACTATCTCTTCGAGACGATGCGCCTGGGGATACGGCACTACCTCACGAAGCCGCTCGATTTCCGCCACCTCTTCAACGCGGTCGGCGAATGCCTCTCGGCGGTGCAGTTGGAAAGACAGGTCCGGCGCCAGGAGGAGTGCATCCGCGTCCTCTCGCAGGTAGTAGAACAGAACTCCCGGATGGTGGCGGTCAGCGACAGGGAAGGGAAGATCGTCTATGTGAACGACACCTTCTGCAAGACCGCCGAGCAGGGCGCCCAGGAAATCCTCGGGAAGGGGTTGCAGGAGCTCTCCCCCCTCGACCCGGAGCGCTTCCGGGAGGTGTGGAAGGCGGTGAGCTCCGGCGCGGAGTGGCACGGCGAGTGGACACGCAGCAGAAAGAGCGGCGAGGTCTCGTGGGAACTGGCCTCCATATCCCCCCTTTTCGACAGCGACAAGTCGATCTGCCACTTCGTGACCATAGCGGAGGACATCACCGCCAGGAAAAAGAGGCAGGAGGAGCTGGAGCGGGTCCAGAGACTGGAATCGCTCGGGGCGGTGGCGGGAGGGATCGCCCACGACTTCAACAACATCCTCACCGGGATTCTCGGGAATATCTCCTTTGCGCAGGCGCTGGCAGGGGATAACCATGCGGTGCGGCCCGCCCTCGAGGACGCAGAGAAGGCTTCGCTGCGCGCGGCCGACCTCGCCCGCCAGCTCCTCACCTTCGCCAACGGCGGGAAGCCGGTGAAGAAGCGGGTATCGGTGCGGCATCTTCTCGAACAGGCGATCTCCCTCGCCCTCGGCGGCTCCTCGGTGCGATGGGAGCTGCAGCTCACCGACGAAGTCGACGGGGTGGAGGTCGACCCGGCCCAGATACAGCAGGCCTTCCGGAACATCCTGGTAAACGCGGTGGAGGCGAACCCGGGAGGAGAGATCGTGGTGAACGCCGGAAACATCTCCCTCCCCCCCGGAAACGCGCCCGAGCTCCCCGCCGGCAGCTACGTGCGGATCTCTTTCTCGGACCGCGGCTGCGGCATTCCGGAAAAGGAACAGCAGCGCATCTTTGACCCATATTTCACCACCAAGCCGGGAGGGACGGGACTCGGGCTCACCTCGGCGCACTCCATCGTCATGAGGCACGGCGGGCACATAGCGGTGGACTCCTCCCCCGCCCGGGGAACGACCTTCACCTGCTACCTCCCCTCCACGGGGACGGCGTACGCGCCGGCGGAATCAAAGCCCAGGAAAGAGGGGGCCCAAGCCGCCGGCGGGGCGGTCCTTGTCATGGACGACGAGAGCGTCGTGCGCAAGGTGACGGGGAAGATGCTCCAGTGCCTCGGCTACGAGGTGACGACCTGCAACAACGGCGAGGAGGCGATAGAGCTGTACCGCAAGGCGCAAGGGGCCGGGGACCGGTACAAGGCGGTCATAATGGACCTCACCGTGATGGGCGGAATGGGAGGGAAAGAAGCAGCGGAGCACATCCTGAGGCTCGACCCGGAGGCCCGCCTGGTGGTTTCCAGCGGGTACTTCGACGATCCGGTCCTCGCCGACTATCGCGAACACGGCTTCTGCGCCGTCCTGCCGAAGCCTTATAAGAGCTCCGATCTGGCGGAAGTAATCAACAACCTGGACGAGGCCGCAGCCCGCGACGGTGGCTGA
- the pal gene encoding peptidoglycan-associated lipoprotein Pal, with amino-acid sequence MNATSKWLLPFLLVGTFTYAGCAKEEVVKKDEPLAPAAAVKPAPAAGVKAAPATVKAAPAAEPIAPLSGGELKESAAKKESAVSETSLQRNLETIYFGFDSSTLSAEASAALVKNVEIMKKNPERKVRVEGYCDERGSDEYNLALGERRAQGAAGYLATLGIPRERLSVLSYGNEKPADPGHDETAWAKNRRDEFVFAK; translated from the coding sequence ATGAACGCTACCTCGAAATGGCTCCTGCCCTTTCTTCTTGTCGGGACCTTTACCTATGCCGGCTGCGCCAAGGAGGAAGTGGTGAAGAAGGACGAGCCGCTGGCACCCGCCGCAGCCGTCAAACCCGCCCCGGCCGCGGGAGTGAAAGCCGCGCCGGCAACCGTAAAGGCGGCGCCGGCAGCAGAACCGATTGCGCCCCTCTCCGGCGGAGAGCTGAAGGAGTCGGCAGCGAAGAAAGAGAGTGCAGTCAGTGAGACGAGCCTGCAGCGTAACCTTGAGACGATCTACTTCGGGTTCGACTCGTCGACGCTGAGCGCGGAAGCGAGCGCTGCACTGGTGAAGAACGTGGAGATCATGAAAAAGAACCCGGAGCGGAAGGTGCGCGTGGAAGGCTACTGCGACGAGAGGGGCTCCGACGAGTACAATCTCGCGCTCGGAGAGCGCCGCGCGCAGGGGGCGGCGGGGTACCTCGCTACGCTGGGGATCCCCCGCGAGCGCCTCTCCGTCCTGAGCTACGGCAACGAGAAGCCGGCGGATCCGGGGCACGACGAGACCGCCTGGGCGAAGAATCGCAGGGACGAGTTCGTCTTTGCGAAGTAG
- a CDS encoding DUF1259 domain-containing protein, whose product MKVFALLAVSLFVSGTAMAQDNWRDAEDVFRTTGKMLDSKTVEFSIPRSDQTVMKGDTKLAPEFGLATHIKFTGTPEKAMMAADLVLLEKEVTPVVTQLQAQRLEITALHNHLFGTDPNVLFLHVSGSGTAKALATSLKAALSQTATPLGSAAAAKSTTVAAQWTTVQGVLGQKGEQKGDVFEVMVPRKDKVTEKGKAVPPFFGAAHHFFFQKAGDKVATTGEFVLLDKEVNQAIKVLNGGKFDITALHNHQLFDNPRLFYLHFWATDSPDAVARTLRRVLDMTAGGVSATTPSTTRGTPGTTTTPSGATGGTTTSPSSGTTTTPSTSTGSGRTTTTPSTGTGTGGTTTAPGTTTAPGTTTAPGTTTPPPSKGSTTTPSGTTLPGGTPPIPSATTPKR is encoded by the coding sequence ATGAAAGTATTCGCACTACTTGCAGTTTCACTTTTCGTTAGCGGCACCGCCATGGCACAGGACAACTGGCGCGATGCCGAGGACGTCTTCCGCACCACCGGGAAGATGCTCGACAGCAAGACGGTGGAGTTCAGCATTCCTCGCTCGGACCAGACGGTCATGAAGGGAGACACGAAGCTCGCGCCGGAGTTCGGCCTCGCCACACACATCAAGTTTACCGGCACCCCTGAAAAGGCAATGATGGCCGCCGACCTGGTGCTCCTGGAGAAAGAGGTGACCCCGGTGGTGACCCAGCTGCAGGCCCAGCGGCTGGAAATAACCGCCCTGCACAACCACCTTTTCGGCACGGACCCCAACGTCCTCTTCCTGCACGTCTCGGGCTCCGGCACCGCGAAGGCGCTGGCCACGAGCCTGAAGGCCGCCCTTTCCCAGACGGCTACCCCGCTGGGGAGTGCGGCGGCGGCGAAGAGCACGACTGTCGCGGCGCAATGGACGACGGTTCAGGGGGTGCTCGGGCAGAAGGGTGAACAGAAAGGGGACGTATTCGAGGTAATGGTCCCAAGGAAGGACAAGGTCACCGAGAAGGGGAAGGCAGTACCGCCGTTTTTCGGGGCAGCGCACCACTTCTTCTTCCAGAAGGCGGGTGACAAGGTCGCCACCACCGGCGAGTTCGTCCTGCTGGACAAGGAGGTGAACCAGGCGATCAAGGTCCTGAACGGCGGCAAATTCGACATCACCGCGCTGCACAACCACCAGCTCTTTGACAACCCGCGACTCTTCTATCTCCACTTCTGGGCGACGGACAGCCCCGACGCCGTTGCGCGGACGTTGCGGCGCGTGCTGGACATGACCGCTGGCGGTGTGTCGGCCACTACTCCTTCCACGACCCGGGGGACGCCCGGCACCACCACGACCCCGAGCGGCGCAACTGGCGGCACCACAACATCCCCGAGCAGCGGGACTACCACCACTCCTTCCACCAGCACGGGGAGCGGACGGACGACGACCACCCCCTCCACCGGTACGGGTACCGGCGGAACGACGACGGCGCCTGGCACCACGACGGCGCCTGGCACCACGACGGCGCCTGGCACCACGACGCCCCCCCCCAGCAAGGGCAGCACGACCACACCGAGCGGCACTACCTTGCCAGGGGGCACCCCGCCGATCCCGAGCGCTACCACCCCGAAACGCTAG